The Drosophila bipectinata strain 14024-0381.07 chromosome 3L, DbipHiC1v2, whole genome shotgun sequence region GTGGGCAGGGCGGCTGGTGGCTCTCCAGCATTGAAGTTCAAGTGCTGggagttgttgttgctggcacTGTTGGCCAACAGTTGCAGGCACAAAGTACTACTATTGTCCATGGAGTCGTCCTCATCTTCCTCCGGTTCGGCTTTGGGAGGATCCGGCGAGTAGCTGCCActctgctgttgttgttgctgctgctgttgttgttgttgttgggcaAGCACTAAAACCATTAAtggttaattatttataaaaatgaagtaaaatttaaattagattCTTACTTAAAGTTTGCGTCAATTCAGCAAAGTTGAGACCCATCGGGAACAGGTTTTCATTCAAATTAAAGGGCGTTGCCTGAGAGCTCTGGACGGGAGGTGTGGCCGTCGCCTCCTTGACGCTGTGTCCCTTGCCACGGCCCTGCGTGTATCCCGACTTGCCAGACAGGTAGTTGGAGGAGCTGCCCCCACCTCCGGTGCTGGTCGAGCCACCTGCCGCCCCGATAATACCCTCCTTGCGGTCCACGATTGGCTTCCTCTCATGCTGCACAGCTGTGAAGCGCAACAAGTAGCACGAGAGAATAGAAAGAAATTAATTGGAGCAAGAAGTAAAACTGTGATgcggtttgatgattttcCAGGCGGGATAAGTGATTGGTGGTGAGTGGGTTAGAATGAGTGTGTGCTAGTCGGGGAGTCTTTGCGGCCCAGCAGTTGCAATCATAAGACGAGCAATCCAGTACAGAGAGCATTCCGGTCAGAAGTTGGAAGAACCCAAATACGTGGCCTCTGCTCTCCGATTGGAAAATCCCCCATATACTTATGATAGTGCTGCTGGGACACGTACACTTTGGCTGGCCAAAGATCTGATAGTTGCTTGAGACGACGACTTAAACGAAAATTACAATCACTTCGCATGCCGCTGGCCAGGCACTTCTGCAGCCGGCAAAACTGGCACCGGTTCCGGTGGTGTTTCGTAACCTCGCAGTTCATCGCTCCGCGGCATTGATAACCCAGCTGCTTGCGGATCGAACGCTTGAAGAAACCCTTGCAGCCCTCGCAGCTAATGGCGCCGTAGTGTCGACCGGAAGCTCTATCGCCACACACCAGGCACAGCTCCACACTCAGCGTGGTCGATGACCCGGCCCCGACCCCCACTCCCACGCCGACTGACCCCGGTCCGATGGGGGCTCCTGGTCCGCTGCCACCTCCAATCAGGGGCATTGCTCGGCTTTCTGCAAGGTCAGAGGGCATTGGCCATGCCATTCGAGTTAGTTCACAGAATCGGTTACAAGGTGCTTTGCAGTCGGGTAACGCGACCCCACTTACCTTCGCTTTTGATGAACGCCTCAACCTTAACGCTGTCCATTGTCGTGGCGTTGGAAATGCTATCAGAGGGCGTTTGAAAAACGCTAGAAACATTTCAATTGTATTTCAAAATTGGGTTAGATTAGAAATTATTAGggcaataaaatttataataataaaaattatcaatttaaattttaaattatttttttttattttgaaaattatcatCATAATGTTACgtctttgttttctttattttgatttctttGTTGCAAAATCACATTCGAAAACCTGACTTTCTTGCGAGATTAAACTTTAATCATTAAAGAGAACTTTGTGTACATACGAAGGAATAATTATCGCTAATATTTTGAACACAACTGTtgagctgttgctgctgagTTATTTTTTCAATAGAACCCGTTTCCGGTGCTTATGTGTTGGTGATGTGAATGAATCGGTTTGCTTACTTGGCTCTTTACGAATTCCTATAGGATGTCTATCATTACCATTATTGAACTTCAAATTTGAAGTTTTTGAGGCACTTGATGAGAGTTATATAATTTACAATATTTTACACCGTTTTAAGGCAGTTTGGGGCCTGTTTGAAAGGTCTTTGACGAGTCCAACAAATAACACTGTTAAATCTCCAATTAGCACGACGGATGGAAAAAGTATGGTCGTCTTAGTTCTGGTATTTTTCTCTTGTTTTGGTATTAATTAGAGTATTTTGGCCGATCAGAAACAATGTTACCAGTCGTTCGATGCCCGAtcagaatcggataagaagaagaagaagaaaaaagttgCAGCATTTTAGGAGCCATCAGCTAATGTTGCAGCGTCTTAGGGGCTGGGCGGGTAATTTACCGGGAAGGAAAATAAAGAACAGAATTGGTGGAAAAAAGCCGTATAAGGCACGATCTGTTGTTCTGTGACCACCCACCTGCTCTAAATCCCTGCTGATTTGAACTAAAATgtcataattaaaaaaaaagaaaaatacctTCTACTTTTCGGTTCAGTATTTTCTAGTGGCAGTATATTTTTAGCGCCAACGCAATGCCACAGTTATTTGGGGGAGGGGGGCGCTCACTCCGACAACACTGAAAGCAATTCGAATTTGGACGGCAGTCATGGCTCTCGGGGAAGTGGTCTCGGAATACCTGGAACGAGGCATAGTCCTTGTGATAGCGGACCTCCTCAGCCTAATAACAGTGTCCTCCTGCCTGGTAATCAAAGTGCCGCAGATAAACACGATACGGGAGAACCAGTCCTCGAAAGGTGAGCCGCCCACGCAAATTTCTGTTTCATCCTCCCACTCATAACTGACCTATCTCGCTCCAAAGGCATCAGCGTGCTGGGACTATGCCTGGAGCTGTTCAGCTATACGGTGATGCTATCCTACAACTACACCAGTGGCTATGACTTCCTGTCCTACATGGAGTATCCTGTCTTGCTGTTGCAGGAGTACGCACTGATTTTTTACGCCTTCAAGTACCAGGACTTGCTGGGCAAGAAGACCCAAGTGATTGCCGTGTTGTACTCCATAGTGGTCACTCTGGTCTACCTTCGGCTATTCCCCATTATCATCCTAACGTTCCTGGTGGTGAGTAATATTAACTGCAATCGCACATTTCCGATGATTAGAAGATAACGGAGACTTCACAACAAAACGAACCTGTTTTCAAAGTTTAATTAAGTAATTATGTTTATGCGACTGGGCGGAACAAGCGGGTTTGCTTTGCCTTAGTTTGTTAGGTCTAAGTCTATAGGGGCATCTTATAACTGGGCAGCCTTTCGGCTCAAGGTCACTGGTGACTGTTGTATAATATTTGAGCAGCTATTAATACCCTCGCTCGCCAATTGAAATATATGCAAGAGATTGTGTTTAATATTTGCCCTCTCTGTCAGCCATTCTGTACGCCCATTGGAGCCACCAGCAAGGTCCTCCAACTGTTGGCCATTTTGAGGACCAAGGATGCTAGCTCCGTCAGCAGGACTACGTGGGCGCTATCAGCATTCACCAACATGAGTATGATCCTAGCAATAGATTCCTCTTCTGAGGTGTTAACTAATCCCATTCTTTTTCTTCCAGCCCGCATCTACACAGTATTTTTCCAGAGCCACGACTGGATGTTACTATCCAACTTCCTGATATCCACTTTCCTGAGCGCTTCCGTTTTTGCCGCCGCCTGCTTCTACAAA contains the following coding sequences:
- the LOC108132780 gene encoding solute carrier family 66 member 3 — translated: MALGEVVSEYLERGIVLVIADLLSLITVSSCLVIKVPQINTIRENQSSKGISVLGLCLELFSYTVMLSYNYTSGYDFLSYMEYPVLLLQEYALIFYAFKYQDLLGKKTQVIAVLYSIVVTLVYLRLFPIIILTFLVPFCTPIGATSKVLQLLAILRTKDASSVSRTTWALSAFTNMTRIYTVFFQSHDWMLLSNFLISTFLSASVFAAACFYKNQKPKAD